GAGGCCTACATTGGGAACCTAGACGTGGTTCCAACTACCATTTTGAACCACTTTTgaaatagtacttttcattAGGGGTGGGGGCTGGGTACCCCCACTCAAACCGCTTGGGCCTCTCGATTAAGGCGAGCAGGACAGCTCGCCTGCATCCGGCAGGCGCCAACCCTTAGAAAATGGGGCAAGTGTCGAGGGGGCACTACCCCATTCAGATTTTACCTGCCCAcctaagtttatatatatatatatattatcacatatatttaaaaaaaaattaatgttaagCGATGTGTTTTTGTATTAGTTTACAATAAAAAGGTTTCCCTTAGGCGCGCACCTCTCTCTTGAGACCGTCTTTCCCTTCTCCTTCTACCTATGATCTCATCTTCTTTCACCATCACTATAACTTGTTTTTCGCCGTCGTTGTTTAGTCTCTTATACTCTCCCTCTCGATGTCGCCCCAGGTATCATgaactgtctctctctctctctctctctcttgtcgTATGATAGTGGTGACCACGAGTGGATGAATGGCCCATAGGCCAATCTGCCTGCTCGACATTTGAGCGGGGTCATCTGCCCATGTGGGATAGCTTGGGGGCCAAATTCAACTTCTCATCCATGCGGGTGCAAGGGTAGGGTGGCCAGGTGCAAGCGCAGGAAGCAAGCctacttttcagttttcacaatGCTGAATATAGTATAGACTTCTAGAAGGTAGTTGTATTAAGcgacttttattttctcaaatttatgttTCTCAGTTTTAGTGTTAGAATGTTTTCAACCATCTTTAAAGTTTATATTGAGTCAATTTTATCTTTAGTGGTTTTGATTTTAGGTTTtaagattcttttattttagtttttagtgtagatttattttaagtgtttttatgCTAACGTGACACCTCACAGTGTGTTGTTGACAAATGTAGTCTATTTTAACTTTCTtgttttacatgtttttttctcttttaatgtGACATGTTgattaatgtgtatttttgtCATTTGTCATCGTAAGGTTGGTACTGATACGACAACTGAGTCTTATATCCATATTTTGTCATAGGCTTAATTAACATTaaacaagatttattttgaaatttggtatatacaaaagaaaaattatactcagcAGTCCTATACTACATatctgcttttatttttttattatgttgtcTCAACAAGTGTGCAGTATGGGGCTgttgagtagaagaactctatacaaaatgaataatttttttttttttttgtaaatgcatcatagtttgaaaaatttacaattatttcATTGAGTTTTTACGAACATTGATAtttagaaaaggaaaatcattggataaaaggaaaatgcatcATAGTAGCAAGGCACGTTGACGGTCGAACTATAACACACCCAAATTCCAGTGTTACCCTCTCGCTTAATTGAATAATGAAGTGAAACCCCACCTGTCTTAAATGCACTTCCAACGGTCATATTCTCGAGATTCTTCGAGTTGTCTTGACCGTTTTGTCCTTCCCTCCCTAACATCCTCTTCTCTGCACTCTAAAAGATCTCAGCACCTTTGAGACTTTAGTAAGCCAGTTTTCCTCTCTTTTGAACAAAGCCAACTTTATACAAATCATTAGTGGCTAATTATGGGGTGCTTTCTAGCTTGTTTTTCTACTCCTAAGCATCGAAATCCTCAAATAATGGCTACTGGAGACCAAGTAAGCGTCCTTCCAAGCTTGATCTTTCGTGGGAATTTGAACATTTTATCAGCTTTTTTAGTTCtgatatccttttttttttttcttactttctctGAAACTTTTCCAGAGTCTTGAGGCTAACGAAGCTTTTCAAACCACTCTTCTACAAAAGCAAGAAGGCATTGAAAAACCCGTTACCCCCATCGCGGAATCAGAGTGAGTTTTCCATTATTACATGCTTGGATCTTGAATTTATCTTACATTTTTAGTTCATTGTAATTCTGGGTAGATGCTATTTATCATTCtgagttatttatttaactCAGTTACTTAAAAACGTTACTCCCTACCTTATTTATTGATGGATTTATATCTAGACGTTTGTTTACAATTTCAAAACAGAGTGAGACTTGAAGTGCAGCCGAATCGCAGCGCCGGAAAGAAAGTTACCTTTGAGGAGAAACAGAACGGAAATCGAGGAGGAGCTGAAGAAGGCAAACCGATTTCGAGTTTGATTGCTTCAAGCATTCTACCCTTTCCTTCGAACCACAGATATCAAAGGTTTGCAGGCGAGGTGGattatgatgataatgatgacaTTGGGAATGACGATTCACTGATTCAAGAAGAATCTTCGGAGTCATTGTTTTCTTTGTCCATTGATTCAAGAACGCACGTTGGTGCCATTGAAACCGACGAAAAGGAGGTAAATAGTCCGATTCCGGTTCATGCTTCAACTCATGAGGAGCTCAAGACAAATGCAAGTCAGTGCTTTCGTTCAGTCCTGACGCCAATCGAAAATCTTACTCAAGGGAAGGCGGTCCAAGCAAAAACAGACACGCCTTTGATGAATAAACCAAAGGAGAAAGTCAAGTTAGAGCCAAAGTCCAATGATTTGAAGCCAAAAGAAGAACAAATTCTTGTTGATACCAGCCTTTCAAGCTGGCTGGTTGTATCCGAATCCACGCCCAGCTCCAAGAATAGTAGTAATTCTACTGGGAATTCAGCCTCTGAGAAAGCGAATTCAAGTAGAAGTCATGAGGACAAGCCAATTCTAGGAGCATCGACTCTTGAAGAGCACCTATGGTTTTCTGCATCTCCTTCTCCGACACTGTCAAAAAGCCAAAGTCCCGAGGACAAGCTGATTATAGGTACCGTTGGAAGTTACTGGAGTCATACTGGGCAGAGCAGGGATTCAGGCTCACTGGCTCAGGCCCTTCTTGTGGAGAATTGACGAAGGCAGGAAGCAAAAACAAGGTATTAGTGAAGCGACTCATCCTATATGTGTTCAGTTGTTTTCTTGACTTTGGTGTCTAaaagttgttttttgtttgtgcAGAATGAGAAGATGAAATGGAATTCTACTCCATTCAAGGCAAGAATGGAGAGAGCTCTGCCTCAAATGTAGCCTCTTTTAATCGACTAGTGTACTAGCCAGATGATTGCAATTATCTGGTTTTTATGTATGAACTATATGTACTAAttcaagaaagtatttttattttctctgatTGTGTTTTTTTACTTGTGGATAGGGGTGTGCATATGGATACAAATCCAGATATCTGGGAATATTCGGATCCGTATCCGGATTTTTAAAACCGGACGGATACTAGTCTGGGTAAACCCGGTTACAACCAGAGTGAGTTTCTAGTTTTAAGATATCTGGATTGTAGCTGGTATCCGGTTTTAACTCCACCTTTTTTTaactagtctttttttttttttttttttttttttaactctagtttttcattttgcatGTACAACAATGATGTCGtttgaaacaaaaaatctttatttttaaaaaaaatccggTTACGAATAATCGGTTAAATAACCGAATCCATAACTAGATCCAGATGGATAGAAAACTATTCTACTCACCTAGGGTCCAATTCGAGCAGTTATCCTCTCGGATTCACCtgaatttttgagttttggatcgGACTGGAAAAATATCCGATCCGGATGCACATCCCACCTGTGGAGAGTAATCCGACTTTTAGATGGGCAAGGAAGGCTCATACTTACCTTTTTGTTTCTCAAGATACATCATCTGTAGGGTAAATAATTACACATTGCAGTTGCAGTTGCAGTTTCAGCAAATTGAAATTCCACATGATATAGGTTTAGATCTGAACTCAAATATAGTTATTGATGATTTAAGATAGGACTGATACAATTGCtgagaaatgagaaatacaTAGTCACTTGTAACAAATGGAGACATTATGCTTAATTCAACCCTATTATTTTATAACCCATTTTACAATTGATCAATGTGATAATGCcagttcataaaaaaaatattaaattgattttgaattttgagtaTGGCATCTAGTTTGAATCTCAAATTTTGCgtaattttctttcacttttcaaaGAACTGTAAAAAAGTGACACATAAATGTTCCTCATTGACGCATTGATGAGACACCATGCGTCTTCCAACAAAACCGCGCActcaaaataagagaaatactttaaacAAAGttacttgaaataatttttttgtaataaaatatgattgacgttctgtaattttattaatagtcttCACTTATGACAGATGAATACCAAATTTACGAAACCTTACGGAGTACAATACAATATCCAAAACGAAGGAGGAAAAAGATCTCTACAACTCTAACAAGCACaacatacaaacaaaaatattcacaaCTAATCTATATAGTAGTATACACCTAATTAAAATTTAAGGCTACGTAGTGTACACCAACGGTATCTTGTACTATTTATATCTCAAATAAACACACCATAATCTGTCCAAACGTATCACGCCCCGCACTTCTCTTGGAATATTGCTGCGATCCAAAAACTGGCAAGAATTACACTTGGCACCATACTTTGCAAAACTTTGCAAGACTTTCTCCCATATGTAACTTAAAGCCATATATACCTCTGCTCTATTCATCAAACATTTGACAACCCAGCAAGAATCAGAAGCCAAATCAATACAAAAGCAGAACATCtagggattaaaaaaaaaaaaaaaaaaaaacctcgtAATCCCGAATGATACGTACACCACTAAGTCTTTCCGGGTCACCAAAATAGCTGCCATCAAAATTCAATTTCACTCTACCCATGTAATGGTAGAGTGAATGGTAGAGTGTAGGCTTTAACCACTTCAAGACTTTGAAAGGGGGTCTATATAATGGTAATGttaatgttaatacttaaatttgTACGACAGGCCGGAAGGGAGGAAAAAATTTTCCCTAACTCACGATGATGACTCACTGTGTCATTACTATGAGGGGGTTAAACTAATAAAGCCGAGTATAAGGCCCAGCCACCAGGCCACATTAGGAGATAAGACAAAAGGCTAGGAGCTAGAGGACAAGAGGGGACCATAAGGGTCAGGAAGCATGAGGCTGTCGGGGGGTTAGGAGGAAACGTGGGTGCAGGGGGGTCAGGAGGAAATGTGAGGGGACTGTCAGGGGGCTCGGTCAGACACGCGAAACGGGCTTGGCCTCATCACTGCAGGGATGCATGCGGAAAAAAACGATCAAATAAATAGGAAGGTCTGGATGACTTCCAgaggatcttcttcttcttcggtccttcttcttcctctttgacTTCTCCTTCAACCTTGGAATAAGGGGCTCCAGTGAAGGCTTCTTCCAGTAAATTTATATTCAGAATCACCATTTTACAGAGAGATATGAGATaccatgagagactataaacatgaatattataatagatttcTTCTCCCCAAACGTCTGTAgacgtaggcattatgccgaacTACGTAAACTTATGTGTCCATCTTCTCTAATTTTCTCTACATATTTCACTGTTGTGGATGTACGCACCGACCCCGTATAGCTGCACCAGATCTTTGTTGGGGGCTCCAAATAACACCGAGCGAGGCCCAAACCGCCCCAGTGGGccgggaatgactctttctcccatttcggcttgttgtgcgatttttaaaaaatgaacagtGGTGTCGTCTCTGGGATCTGATCACCTTCTAAGCCGAAGGTGGGAGAATGACGATTTTCTGGTGCATTGAATAATATCTAAATAGTCAAGCGAAACTTACTTTAGATAAGTACACCTAGCTACTctgctcttatttttattaacagTGCCATGGCAAAACTGGGGTTTGCCCATAAAGGCCTACACATGGCACTTGCAATTAAAATGCCCAGGCCGCCGCTTGTCTCCCCAACCTAGGGGAGTGTAGTTTATGCTTGGGGTGCATGCACTTGCAGGCAAttactgtgcacttaagtgcacagtggaCTGCATGCACAGGTGTCGTAAATGGGACTATGCACTAAAGTGTATAGTGCTGCCCATGTAGAGGTCGTGTTTCTGTTTGGTGTGTGGTGATCCCTTCCCGCGGGGCCACACCCAGCGCCTCGCGCAGCCATACAAAAGCTCGTGGCCTCCCGCCGCAAGCTCAGGCAACCTGCCAGTGGTCCACCCTCGACCGCCAATAGTTTCTGGGGGCGACCATCTACCGCTCGTTTGCAACCGAGACTCGAAGTGTCTCCTGGTAGTGCACATGGTGCACGTAGCTGGAATCTAACAATCCAACGGCTTCGCAGCCGCGAGCCCGGCGAGAGGAACCGACGGCAGCTTGCCGACATGGTAAGCTCCTCGGCCACCCTACAACAAGCACGCCTTCCTTTTCCGTGAGATGAACAGCGCGGTCATCCATCTCATCATCATCCCGACCAGAGCATCCTTCGCTATGGACCACTGCGTCCACCACGTCAGGAAAGGCTCACTTGTGCGAGGAAGTCTCCTCTACTTGAGAGTGAGAGTGACCGACTCGAAAGTCACCAGCTCAAAAGTAGCCTCACCAGCTCGGGAACCTACTTCTTAGAAGTCACTTGCTCGAGGACAACCTGCCCGATGGGCACCAGCTCGGAAGCCAACCTCACCAGCTTGGGAACTTACTGCTCGAAATTCACTAGCTCAAGGACAATCTGCCCAACGATCACCAACTCGGAAGCCAACCCCACTAGCTCGGGAACCTGCTACTCGGAAGTCACCAGTTCAGCACCTTCTCTGCCCACCAGCTTGGAATCTCCACAGCCCACCAGCTCAGGATTCCTCCCCAGGATTTACTCAGCTAGGGAAACACCTGCCCAGGAGTAACCAACTCGGAAATTGTCCGCTTGGGAGTCATGATCTCGGGAGTCAACTGCTCAGGAACCCTCTTTGGGACATACCCTCATCTGCTCAAACTCTCCATGTCTAAATTTGTTGGGCATGGCACTGTGCACAGTACCATGCACAGTGCTCCTCTACTCGGGATTCACCTCTACAGCTTGGGAAATGTAGCTCGAAACACATTTGCATGGGAGTCAGCAACCTCGGGATTTATCTGCTAGGCATAGGTCTCAATGCTCGGGGCTAACTTGCGCAGGAATCACAACCAATAATAGACAATTTTTTTAGTCAAGCAAAAATATCGACTATAGCGGCTAAAGGTTTCTAGTTTGTCACTCtcaaaatttatgtgaattcaTTTCTACTAACAAAACTACTCCCTATAGCGCGAAATGCCGACCACTTGGCATGCACGAATGCTTCCGACCCCCCGTTCAACAAAGTTGAGTTCCTAAACTCGCCACGAAGTCGGGTCCCTAAACTCGTTGCGAGGTAAGGCCAGGTCCTAGACTCGTCGACCCCTCGttcaacaaagccgagtccctagactcgccacAAAGTCAGGTCCTAGACTCGCTACGGGGTAAGAtcaagtctctagactcgccGACTCCCCGTTCAACAAAGCAGAGTTCGTAGACTCTCCACGAAGTCGGGTCCTTAAACTCGCTacggggtaaggccaagtctctcAACTCGCTGACCCCCCCCCGTTCAACAAAGTCGAGTTCCTAGACTTGCCACGAAgtcaagtccctagactcgctgcagggtaaggccaagtctctagactcgctGACCACCTGTTCAACAAAGctaagtccctagactcgccacaaaatcgagtccctagactcaccaGAAGTCAGGTCCCTAGACTCACCAGAAGTCAggtccctagactcgctgcCGGCTAAGGtcaagtctctagacttgccGACCCCTTGTTCAACAAAGCCGGGTCCCTAGACTCACCACGAAGTCAGGTCCCTAGACTTGTGCCAAGTGTCATGCTCGAGCTATAACCACTGCCAGTGGGTTACCTTTTGGAATGAGCCTTTGGAGCTCACGGGCTTCCGAGCTTCACAACCACCTTGCATAGGTTACCTTTGGGAACGAGCCGATGGGCTTGGCAACAACCTAAAGTGAACCCAGGAGTCGATGGACCCTCTGACCGCTTTGCGTGGGTTACTTCGCACAAACTCCAACGCTAACAACAAAACAAAGGCATCAAATGAACATACACTTTACAAATAACAACAAACATCCGAGCTCCACTCTCGCCCCATACGAGGTCGAGCCAGCCTCCCTCATCATCCGAGCTTTGCGCTCGCACTTTATGCAGTCGAGCCAACCTCTCGCCACATCCGAGCTACGCTCTCGCATCATACGCGATCGAATACACCCGCCTGCCTAAATTCACTTCTGGGGAAACTTATTACTTAACACAAGcggattattttgttttcttgttaatGACTCTATGCTGCATATTTTATCCTAAAGATTTTCAAGGACTTTTGTTAGAATAAATTGCCCTAAAGAATCACGGGGGTACTGTGAGGGGGGTAAACTAATAAAGCCTAGTATAAGGCCTAGCCACCAGGCCACATTAGAAGATAAGACAAAAGGCTAAGAGCTAGAGGACAAGAGGGGACCATAAGGGGCATGAGGCTGTCAGGGGGGTCAGGAGGTAACATGGGTGCAGAGGGGTCAGGAGGAAATGTGGGTGCAGGGGACTGTCAGGGGGGTGCGATCAGACACGCGAAATGGGCTTGGCCTCATCACTGTAGGGACGCATGCGGGAAaagtaatcaaataaatatgagGGTCTGGATGACTTCCAGAGGatcttcgtcttcgtcttcggttcttcttcttcctcttcgacTTCTCCTTCAACCTTGGAACAGGGGCTCCAGCGAAGGCTTCTctctagtaaatttatattcaatatCACCATTGTACAAATAGATATGAGAGACCataagagactgtaaacaataatattatagtggatttctcctccAAACGCCAGTAGACGTAGGTATTATGTCGAACCATGTAAACCTATGTGTCAatcttctcttattttctctacacATTTCATCGCCATGGATGTACGCACCGACACTGTATAGTCACACCGGATCACCGCCGAGGGCTTTAAACAACACCGAATGAGGCCCAAGCCGCCCTAGTGGGTTggaaatgactctttctccccttccggCCTGCTGTGCGATTTTTACAGCATCAACAGTTATAGTGCTCTTCACGTTtgtccataaaataaatagaaaataagcaaataaaaataaataaggagagaCATACagagatttatgtggttcggcataatgcctacgtcGACAAGGTGTTTGGGGGCGAAATTTACTATAATGAGCgattttacaatctttcataacctcacatatctcacaatacaatagagaaatttaggattttaggAGGTTGAAGATTATGCGTCCCTTAAGAGAAAGATCTTTTGGAGTTGATGTGTGTGTGAAGTCTAGGCGTAGAGAAGTTTTTTCGAGAGCCTCCCAAGATTTATGGAGATTTCCTCCCTATCTAGAGGTCTATTTTCTTGAAGTGATTAAATCCAACTTGTGTGAACCTCTTTTCTTTTAAGAGTCCGagtctttttccttttatgagTCTATGTCaacttgtcttttcttttcttggctTTATCCCTGGGCTAAATTCTTGACTTTatctatttctttatttttagcGATGGGCTAACCCAATCAAGTATATCCCAACAGGTAAAACCTGTAATCCAAGCTGACAAAAAATAGTACAATCTATGCTCCTTTGCTTTCTATCTTTTGACActttcaaattaaaagaatcCTTCAAATAGGCTTTTATCTTCCAAGTTAGCTCTAGATCATCCCCATATAACCCCTCCATTCTTGCATCGCCTCTCCTAACCCATAAACACCAACTGATAATGCAAGGAAGAAAGCTCACGTGAGGCTTAGGGAATATGAAAACTTTGTACTTAACACAACTTGCTTGCAACTCACGTGAGGCTAAGTGTGAGTGTTATCAATTGTCCTGGTCAtagttttttctctctttcaccTAAGCCATCATAAACATCCCTAATTGCATGCTATTTCAAGAGCTTTATTAGGTGGCTCCCAATTTCCCATGCAAGAGTGTCAAATACAATTCTCCACACAGTTTCGAAGATACACAAATAGGGCATTGGTAATAACATTCCCCCTAATTGTAATtccatataaataaatttcatttttttttataattttccttccattttgtTCTCTCTAGCATCTTCAGTTTCTAAAAAGTAAATGattattctttttcaataatCCGCCATCGTCTTCGTTTGCTATCCTAGATTGCTTTCAGCTTTATTTAAGAGTAAATTTAGCTCTAAGTGGAAGGGATAAAATGTCCCTAGCCCAAGCTTACTAGGCCCAGCCCATCAAAGGGCCATTACGAGGGAGTAAGGCAAAGATAAGAAGGGGGCACAACAAAATGTAGGTAtcagagggaaagagagaaagagaagaggaaatGGTCGGATGTGTAGTAAAGGTAGGACAAACAGGAAAAAGGGACGAAGTGACATGAAGCcaattttctcaccaaccacTGATAGGTGCTTAATAAAAGGGATCTGAGATCAGGTATCGAGGAGACGCAACGTgagagcttcttcaacctccagaCGAAAGcttcagttttattttattttctccaagCAGAAGGGGTCATAGACCCATTTATACAGTGagctatgagagactgtaaaatacaCCATTTATAGTGGATTTGCCCTCCAAACGACTCGTGGATGTAGGCCCTGTGTTAAATCACCTAAATCTATGTGTCTCATTCGCCATTTATATTTgctgtatttattttctatttactgAAATGGATGTACGTACAAACACCATATAGCCGCTCTGGACCCAGTTCCGAATCGTCACTATAGGCCGGGAATGACTCTGTCTCCCTCTCCGGCTAGGTGGTTACAAAAAACACCTTAACAACTAGTGCCGTCCAGACATCCAATTATTCTCTAAATTGGAAGTGGGAGAAGGAGGATTTTATGGTTTCTGAAATCATGTCCGAAAGAACAGATAAGTTTCCCCTCATATTATTTCTATCCTATTACCTTAGCAGTGTTATTACAAAAAACAATGTGTGAGAAATCTCTCCTCGCTCATTTAGCTAGGCACATTGTGCACTTAAATACTCAGTGCATGTAGAACATGCACCCAACATTTCTGGAGTGGTCCCTGACCCATAGGGGTTGTGTTCGTTGTGGCACCCGGCCACGGTGGGCATGCACATAGTGTGCATCCATGGGGCTCACGGAGGCCACCTCTAGGACTATCGGCATTTTCTATTATTGCAGGAATTTTCCCCGACCCACAAGTCATGCTTGTCGTGGCCCTCGACCATGATGACCATGCACATAGTGTACATCCATGAGGCTCACGGCGGCCAATCGTGAGCTAGGTGGGGCTGCCGACGAACAATGGACGCACTTTGTCCTGCACCCAAGGGAGCCCTCCCCGTGGCGTCCATGGACAATTAGACCAGCACCAGCCTCTGCTAGGACTGCCAGCAATTTCTATCGTCAACAAGGTGTCCCTCAGCCATGGTCATCCCACCATAATGACAAGCTTCTTCTCCCGACATGCACAGAGGCGGGCAAGAACTTGCTCTACCAACCTCCACAGCCCGGGGTTGCTTGGCCTGAGCTTGCTAAGCCAGAGCTCCTCGGCCACGACCATCCCACCACTCAGGCGGGCAACCTCCTCGCCCAGAAGTTCCTCTCTACCCACAAGGATTACCCCTTGCTCGGGTAGAGCTTACATGGCCACTGCTTGCACAACCCGAGTTTGACTAAGCTCCTTGATCAATAGAGTTCCCCAACCGCATGGAGTTACACGGCCACAGAAAGACGATAAGTTGCTCGGACACACGTTGCATGTCCCATGCAACGACCAATGTTCCTCATACACAACataccacacttatttttatttttttctcttatcaaatatgtgatgtatggatgatgagtagaagaatttaattagtttaagaaaataaaaaaaatatgttgtatgatgtgtaaaaatgatgagtaaaaaaattctatataaaaatgactgtactttgaatttttatttttcattaaaaaaatatcaaaaaacaaaaaaaaaaaaaagaaatattaactCATGAAATATTAACTCATTGATTACGTTGTgtcagagaaaaaaataaagaaaaagaaaaaaatacagatGACCCCGGGCTATTGCTCCTTTCGAGCTCCCAGAGGTGGCAGTATGCAGTAGACCACCCTTTAAATTCTTGATCGATCATGCACTGACACAAACACAAATACACAGTCAAAAGCCTAGCCGTTTCGGACTCCTCTCTCACCGTGTTGCCTAGGAGCTATGTAAggcccagtttttttttttttttttcttctttgtgaaGCCCGGATCGTGCGCAAGGGCCCGGCCCCTTCATTTTAAGTGGGCAAACGACGCTATTTTGGGAGGGGcaagttttcttcttccttttcttttccctcccccGATTCCTTCTCCCCCTCTTTCTTTTCGGTTTCTTCTGTTTTCCCCCGTATCCTTCTCTTTCTCGTAACCCACTCTCCCTTCTCGTGTTCCTCTCTTCGATTCGTGGAGTTTGTTGGTGAGTCCGAAGTCATGCCCTAGtttttccccatttttcttttccctcacaTTCGGTTTTTCTCTCAAATCTGACGCTTTCTCTCTCTTACTCTGTTTTTCTGCGTTTTGTTTGGAGTTGCAGTGGATAATCTCAGTAAGTGACGCCGAGCCTTGTTGAGCGAAGTGCTACGTTGTTGGGTGGAAAACAAATTTCTTGACGGGTCGCCGAGAGCTTCTTCAGTGGTCCATGATTTTGGTGGTTTTTCATTCGATACGCCTTGTGGTTGCCGTAGTGCAGTGGGTTTTTGGGTTGAAATGCGGGCTGTCCAGATTACTATATGGTCGTATTGGTGAGTTGTTTTGCTATATTATGGTTTGggattatatgttttaattattagatagaAGTTATGCCAATGGTCGTTTAATACTAagtgtatttatattatttttatgaataggtgatgAGATTGATAGAGATCGTTTTCAAGGcttagataatacgctgcaggagtcaggtaagcggggttcctatgctaggttttatataagttaataagattgaggttgatttatgaaaacctgcatattttgtgatgtaatggaaacttgggaaaaacaaagATCAACCTCTGTCtcttatttgcattattcatgaaatttgtgtgaaaaatgaaaaatatgttctgatatgcattgtgtagacatgagttaatTTCTGTCatatggtttctgaaatctgaaaaatgagcgatattgataATCTGAAAAactgtgcatttatttagaaagatgttctggcttttgtttttcagtgtgtaaactgtctgattctgttttgatactctgtattattttgatataacatctaaaaatctttggcatggtgtactggtttttgtatctgactttgtctctgctttgctctactctgtttgggttggtaccaacttctctgtctctgagtgcacccactttggaaacaaagtggttttattgtgatctttcctgtgtgcacactcggggctccgagaagaataaaggaaagattcacctctatttctgcctggtttggccaccggggttagcacaaccctaccacggggtgaaatatggtctctgctctgtgtgatgttctgttttgatgtgaagatgatactcagtttatgttatgccaaagtattacgggttttac
This genomic interval from Juglans microcarpa x Juglans regia isolate MS1-56 chromosome 4D, Jm3101_v1.0, whole genome shotgun sequence contains the following:
- the LOC121259525 gene encoding uncharacterized protein LOC121259525, producing the protein MGCFLACFSTPKHRNPQIMATGDQSLEANEAFQTTLLQKQEGIEKPVTPIAESEVRLEVQPNRSAGKKVTFEEKQNGNRGGAEEGKPISSLIASSILPFPSNHRYQRFAGEVDYDDNDDIGNDDSLIQEESSESLFSLSIDSRTHVGAIETDEKEVNSPIPVHASTHEELKTNASQCFRSVLTPIENLTQGKAVQAKTDTPLMNKPKEKVKLEPKSNDLKPKEEQILVDTSLSSWLVVSESTPSSKNSSNSTGNSASEKANSSRSHEDKPILGASTLEEHLWFSASPSPTLSKSQSPEDKLIIGTVGSYWSHTGQSRDSGSLAQALLVEN